A single genomic interval of Methanomassiliicoccus sp. harbors:
- a CDS encoding Lrp/AsnC family transcriptional regulator, translated as MVLTLDEKDKIIISMYSSDPNVSQESIAKVLRLSQPSVASRVAKLRERGALELNAGVSPLRMGLYLAKVDLSSTNPSVILNRFVDCPYFANGFSVSGRHNLCLFFFSESVTTLESIVNGHIRSDPSVTDVDFDIVISSQKDFIIPVKLKPERSSKPPCGINLNCTDCPSFKGKKCMGCPVTGQYQGTFY; from the coding sequence ATGGTGCTTACTCTCGATGAAAAGGACAAGATAATCATTTCCATGTATTCTTCCGACCCCAATGTGTCCCAGGAGTCGATCGCCAAGGTGCTCCGCCTATCCCAGCCATCTGTCGCTAGCCGGGTGGCCAAACTGAGGGAGAGGGGCGCACTTGAACTGAACGCGGGAGTTAGCCCCTTGAGAATGGGCCTCTACCTGGCCAAGGTGGACCTGTCCTCGACGAACCCATCGGTGATCTTGAACAGGTTCGTCGATTGCCCCTATTTTGCCAATGGTTTCAGCGTCTCCGGCCGTCATAACCTTTGCCTGTTCTTCTTCAGTGAGAGCGTGACCACTCTGGAGTCCATAGTGAACGGCCACATACGGTCCGACCCTTCGGTCACGGATGTGGACTTCGATATCGTGATCTCCTCCCAGAAGGATTTCATAATACCTGTGAAGCTCAAGCCAGAGAGGAGCAGCAAGCCACCGTGCGGCATCAACCTCAACTGCACAGACTGCCCCTCCTTCAAGGGTAAAAAATGCATGGGCTGCCCGGTCACAGGCCAGTACCAAGGTACGTTCTATTGA
- the hcp gene encoding hydroxylamine reductase, with the protein MFCNQCQQTVKGIACTVRGVCGKDEDVQSLMDTLLFGLKGIAAYAYHARLLGKTDPEVDEFIEEALFKTLTNVDFSQEDLWNTLMKAGMINLKAMQMLDAGNTEHFGLPGPTKVRTGTVKGPGILVTGHDLLDLEALLQQTQGTGVNVYTHGEMLPANAYPELKKYKNLIGNYGGAWQKQKKEFDEFGGPVLVTTNCVLIPPESYKDRLYTTSVAAVPGVKHIADRKDFSEIIEHAKRIGDLPERQGPDMLTGAHHKAVLSLAPVIIDAVKTGKLKHFFLVGGCDGATPGRDYYTQLAEKIPQDSVIMTLACGKYRFNDQEFGDIGGIPRLLDLGQCNDTYSAIVLAVELSKAFNVEVNDLPLSIVLSWFEQKAVAIVLTLLALGIRDVRLGPTLPAFITPNNWKLIQDKFGWKAVGDPDADLKDMLKG; encoded by the coding sequence ATGTTCTGTAACCAATGCCAGCAGACCGTGAAGGGTATTGCTTGTACGGTCCGGGGAGTATGCGGGAAGGACGAGGATGTCCAATCCCTGATGGACACTCTGCTTTTCGGCCTCAAGGGGATCGCGGCATATGCCTACCATGCCCGCCTGCTGGGTAAGACGGACCCAGAGGTGGATGAGTTCATCGAGGAAGCTCTGTTCAAGACCTTGACGAACGTTGACTTCTCTCAGGAGGATCTATGGAACACGCTAATGAAGGCGGGGATGATAAACCTCAAGGCCATGCAGATGCTCGATGCCGGTAACACCGAGCATTTCGGACTTCCTGGGCCTACAAAGGTTCGCACGGGCACCGTTAAGGGGCCAGGGATCCTGGTGACTGGGCATGACCTTCTGGACCTGGAGGCCCTGCTGCAGCAGACCCAGGGCACGGGAGTGAACGTTTACACCCATGGGGAGATGCTGCCCGCCAATGCCTATCCTGAGCTGAAGAAGTACAAGAACCTTATCGGCAACTATGGCGGAGCCTGGCAGAAGCAGAAGAAGGAGTTCGATGAGTTCGGCGGACCAGTTCTGGTAACGACTAACTGTGTGCTCATCCCACCCGAGAGCTACAAGGACAGGTTGTACACCACCAGCGTGGCTGCGGTCCCGGGAGTGAAGCACATCGCCGACCGTAAGGACTTCAGCGAGATCATTGAGCATGCCAAGAGGATAGGGGACCTTCCCGAACGCCAAGGCCCCGACATGTTGACCGGCGCTCACCACAAGGCGGTCCTATCCTTGGCACCAGTGATCATAGACGCGGTGAAGACCGGCAAGTTGAAGCACTTCTTCCTAGTGGGAGGATGCGACGGAGCCACCCCTGGGCGTGATTATTACACCCAGCTTGCAGAGAAGATACCCCAGGACAGCGTGATCATGACCCTTGCCTGTGGCAAGTACAGGTTCAATGACCAGGAGTTCGGGGATATCGGCGGCATACCGCGGCTCCTTGACCTAGGCCAGTGCAACGATACATACTCCGCCATCGTACTGGCGGTGGAACTGTCCAAGGCGTTCAATGTGGAGGTCAACGATCTCCCTCTGAGCATCGTGCTGTCCTGGTTCGAGCAAAAGGCAGTGGCCATCGTCCTAACCCTGCTGGCACTGGGGATCCGTGATGTCAGGCTCGGGCCCACCCTTCCGGCTTTCATCACCCCCAACAACTGGAAGCTCATCCAGGATAAGTTCGGATGGAAGGCCGTTGGCGATCCCGATGCCGACCTGAAGGACATGCTGAAAGGTTGA